The Niastella koreensis GR20-10 genome includes a window with the following:
- a CDS encoding ArnT family glycosyltransferase, translating into MIFSQSPELEKKSAYPIDTWFIWLTVIGILVNASGLFLPILEPDGALYATIAKNMAQSGDFVKLMMEGNDWLDKPHFPFWITALSFKIFGINSFAYKLPGLLFWLAGIYYTYAFANKLYNKQTAQWAVLIYLSVEHLILSNNDVRAEPFLTGLMIGAAYYYYLAYRDNKFKNYIAGSLLLAFAIMTKGIFIGCMVLAGFVIEWIIKKDWKQFLNYRWWLSIVMMLIFILPELITLYLQFDQHPEKLVFGQHHVSGVRFFFWDSQFGRFFNNGPIKGSGDKFFFFHTLLWAFLPWSIILYLLVGSYLKNYKAIFSITGNYICSGISLAGFLVFSLSRFQLPHYTNILYPFFAIVVANWLLNLKHEGLLKAIRYSQNTLYYLLFAACTGLIFLVGLPYQVPAIIILALLAFAGIRLFPGKSLQHVLTRSFAVIMVVNLFLNSLFYPTLFKYQCGNAVAASFNEQRLQHIYMFSNVSSEYAFQFYYKGTIHTIDPQQLDTLKNNIVVYTSLEKVNALQRMGYQVQVVEQFPHFHISQVTGNFLNYKKREEVVEQYVIATVQPGLLAKRS; encoded by the coding sequence ATGATCTTTTCACAATCTCCTGAGCTGGAAAAAAAGTCCGCATATCCTATTGATACCTGGTTCATCTGGTTAACTGTTATTGGCATCCTCGTTAATGCCAGTGGTTTGTTTTTACCTATACTTGAACCGGATGGCGCCTTATATGCCACCATTGCCAAAAACATGGCTCAAAGCGGCGACTTTGTAAAACTGATGATGGAAGGCAATGACTGGCTCGATAAACCACATTTTCCTTTCTGGATAACCGCACTTAGCTTCAAAATATTTGGCATTAATTCGTTTGCTTATAAATTACCCGGTTTATTATTCTGGCTGGCAGGTATTTATTATACCTATGCGTTCGCCAATAAATTATACAATAAGCAAACTGCTCAATGGGCCGTGCTGATTTACCTTTCCGTTGAGCATTTGATCCTCTCCAACAACGACGTTCGGGCTGAACCATTTTTAACCGGATTGATGATCGGCGCCGCCTATTATTATTACCTGGCTTATCGCGACAATAAATTCAAAAATTACATTGCCGGTTCGCTGTTGCTGGCATTTGCTATAATGACCAAGGGGATCTTTATCGGCTGTATGGTTTTGGCCGGTTTTGTTATTGAATGGATCATTAAAAAAGACTGGAAACAATTTCTCAATTATCGATGGTGGCTGAGCATAGTAATGATGTTGATCTTTATACTGCCTGAATTGATCACCCTCTATCTTCAGTTTGACCAACACCCCGAAAAACTGGTTTTCGGTCAGCACCATGTTTCCGGTGTTCGCTTCTTTTTCTGGGACAGCCAGTTTGGCCGCTTTTTTAACAACGGCCCTATTAAAGGCTCCGGCGATAAATTCTTCTTTTTTCATACCCTGTTATGGGCTTTTCTTCCCTGGTCAATCATCCTGTACCTGCTAGTGGGCTCGTACCTGAAAAACTACAAAGCCATATTTTCAATAACCGGGAATTATATCTGTAGCGGTATTTCGCTGGCGGGGTTCCTGGTATTTTCGTTATCCCGTTTTCAGCTGCCACACTATACCAATATCCTGTATCCGTTTTTTGCCATTGTAGTGGCCAACTGGCTGCTGAACCTGAAGCACGAAGGGTTATTGAAAGCGATCAGGTATAGTCAGAATACCCTATATTACTTACTTTTTGCGGCCTGTACCGGTTTAATTTTCCTGGTGGGACTTCCTTACCAGGTTCCTGCTATTATAATCCTGGCGCTTTTGGCGTTTGCCGGCATCCGCCTTTTTCCCGGTAAATCGCTGCAGCACGTATTAACCAGGTCTTTTGCTGTGATCATGGTGGTGAACCTGTTTTTGAACTCCTTGTTCTACCCCACCCTATTTAAATACCAGTGTGGCAATGCGGTGGCCGCCAGCTTTAATGAGCAACGCCTGCAGCATATTTATATGTTTAGCAATGTATCGTCGGAATATGCATTCCAGTTCTATTATAAAGGAACCATTCATACCATTGATCCGCAGCAGCTGGATACGCTGAAAAACAATATTGTGGTATATACTTCGCTGGAGAAAGTAAATGCATTACAAAGGATGGGTTACCAGGTGCAGGTGGTTGAACAGTTTCCCCATTTTCACATCAGCCAGGTTACAGGCAACTTCCTGAATTACAAAAAGCGGGAGGAGGTGGTTGAGCAGTATGTGATCGCCACTGTACAACCTGGTCTGTTAGCCAAGCGTTCATAA
- a CDS encoding esterase family protein yields MELLVFGHAGASVLFFPTRTARFYDYENWKIVEALRDKIEQGELQLFCVDSVDIESFYAPIQPSEKIARHLQYEHYILQEVLPLIMFRPKFTSLTAAGCSLGGYHAMNIAFRYPEYFNKVVSMSARFDLTLSAQTFPDLFNGYIDEKIYYNMPSMYMPNLTDVTLLEKIRKMSISMVVGKEDPFYENNLHLSAVLTSKDIPHALYVWDDEAHRPYHWRKMVRLYL; encoded by the coding sequence ATGGAACTGCTTGTTTTCGGTCATGCCGGTGCCTCAGTGCTTTTTTTTCCAACCCGCACCGCCCGGTTTTATGATTATGAGAACTGGAAAATTGTGGAGGCCCTGCGGGATAAGATTGAACAGGGGGAGCTGCAATTGTTTTGTGTAGACAGTGTAGATATTGAAAGTTTTTATGCCCCCATTCAACCCAGCGAAAAAATAGCCCGCCACCTGCAGTACGAGCACTATATTTTGCAGGAGGTATTGCCCCTCATTATGTTCAGACCCAAATTCACCTCCCTTACAGCGGCCGGTTGTAGTTTAGGCGGGTATCATGCCATGAACATCGCCTTCAGGTACCCCGAATATTTTAATAAAGTAGTGTCCATGAGCGCCCGCTTCGACCTCACTTTATCGGCACAAACATTCCCCGATCTGTTTAACGGGTATATTGATGAGAAGATCTATTACAACATGCCAAGCATGTATATGCCCAATTTAACCGACGTAACACTGCTGGAAAAGATCCGCAAAATGTCTATCAGTATGGTGGTGGGTAAGGAAGATCCCTTTTATGAAAATAATTTACACCTGAGTGCCGTACTTACCAGTAAAGACATTCCTCATGCCCTGTACGTATGGGATGATGAGGCTCACCGGCCGTATCACTGGCGAAAAATGGTCCGTTTGTATTTATGA
- a CDS encoding GDSL-type esterase/lipase family protein: MTWYENDVKKLEALKGTLPYTPETIFYGSSSIRLWADMYEDLKPLRPINLGFGGSTLAACVWFFDRIMESYSPRHIVIYAGENDLGDGRTPEEVYIFFCQMLACLERRFPHVRMTYISIKPSITRWSLAKTVRYANQLIKAEIDKSNGKYYYLDVFDRMLDANGLPAKDLYDADGLHLSRKGYLIWKDAVSQHFETIFKIS, from the coding sequence ATGACCTGGTACGAAAACGACGTTAAAAAACTGGAAGCATTAAAAGGAACTTTACCATACACTCCCGAAACTATTTTTTATGGCAGTTCCTCCATAAGATTGTGGGCAGATATGTACGAAGACCTTAAACCACTTCGCCCCATTAACCTGGGATTTGGCGGTTCCACCCTGGCTGCCTGTGTTTGGTTCTTTGACCGGATTATGGAATCCTATTCACCCCGGCATATAGTTATTTATGCGGGTGAAAACGACCTGGGCGATGGCCGTACGCCCGAAGAAGTGTATATTTTCTTCTGCCAGATGCTGGCCTGCCTGGAAAGGCGTTTCCCTCATGTGCGCATGACCTACATTTCTATAAAACCCAGCATTACCCGCTGGAGCCTGGCAAAAACGGTGCGATACGCCAATCAGCTCATCAAAGCAGAAATAGATAAAAGCAATGGTAAATATTATTACCTCGACGTATTTGATCGCATGCTGGATGCCAACGGACTGCCTGCAAAAGATTTGTATGATGCAGATGGTTTACATTTAAGCAGAAAGGGGTATCTTATATGGAAAGATGCAGTGTCGCAGCACTTTGAAACAATCTTCAAAATTTCATAA
- a CDS encoding phosphatase PAP2 family protein yields the protein MNSIHTLYLDTFFQNYTLLGDGVVSIAIFLMLLLAERWSLAVQVLTAYLFSGIVSQILKKAFHAPRPHAIISNAEYPHFIEGITNTGMNSFPSGHTTSVFALATILALNATDKRFSIIYIITAIITGYSRIYLGQHFLADVTAGALIGTFSGLLVYWYLRQVKIEWVSVRNEPTLI from the coding sequence TTGAATTCAATCCATACGCTATACCTGGATACATTTTTTCAGAATTACACTTTATTGGGCGATGGAGTGGTTTCCATCGCCATTTTTTTAATGCTGTTACTGGCAGAAAGATGGTCTTTAGCCGTGCAGGTGCTCACTGCTTACCTGTTTTCAGGTATAGTTTCGCAGATCCTGAAAAAGGCATTTCATGCGCCCCGGCCGCACGCAATTATTTCAAATGCCGAGTACCCGCATTTTATTGAGGGTATTACCAATACGGGAATGAACAGTTTTCCTTCGGGTCACACGACTTCTGTTTTTGCCCTTGCCACCATACTTGCGTTGAACGCAACCGATAAACGTTTTTCTATCATTTACATCATCACCGCTATTATTACCGGGTATTCACGCATCTACCTGGGCCAGCATTTCCTTGCCGATGTTACAGCCGGCGCTTTAATTGGTACTTTTTCGGGGCTGCTGGTATACTGGTATTTGCGCCAGGTGAAAATTGAATGGGTGAGCGTGAGAAATGAGCCCACTTTGATCTAA
- a CDS encoding lysylphosphatidylglycerol synthase transmembrane domain-containing protein, whose translation MILTFRMPSEKVKKWLKLLIKIIITVLCIWYISNKIDLKKLAEVLVLSNPLWIAASVGAFIFSKMLSSLRLNVYFRNIDIHLPEWTNIRLYWLAMFYNLFLPGSISGDAYKVVRLTRDYNVAYKKTTAAVLLDRFSGLLALGILLGIFWIIAFKGGYYSVWLMTGILLGIPVFYFLIKIFFPYFLAGFFPTFGWGGAVQIFQVVCMYCILQALHIQTHTGNYMLIFLISSVVAVLPFTIGGLGAREVVFLWGAHIFGLDHTVSVMASLLFYGATVASSLPGLPFIFIDPLKTTTAKPAPQTYATTME comes from the coding sequence ATGATCCTTACGTTCCGAATGCCATCTGAGAAGGTGAAAAAATGGTTGAAACTATTAATCAAGATCATAATCACGGTATTGTGCATCTGGTATATCTCAAATAAGATTGATTTGAAGAAGTTGGCGGAGGTGCTTGTGCTGTCCAATCCATTATGGATCGCAGCGTCTGTCGGCGCCTTTATATTCTCCAAAATGTTGTCATCCCTGAGGCTGAATGTATATTTCCGTAATATCGATATTCACCTGCCCGAATGGACAAACATCCGGTTATACTGGCTGGCCATGTTCTATAACCTGTTCCTGCCTGGTTCTATCAGCGGAGACGCTTATAAAGTAGTACGGCTTACCAGGGATTATAATGTGGCCTATAAAAAAACCACGGCTGCCGTGCTGCTCGACCGCTTCAGTGGTTTGCTGGCGTTGGGAATATTGCTGGGCATCTTCTGGATAATTGCTTTTAAAGGCGGTTACTATAGTGTTTGGCTGATGACCGGCATCTTATTGGGTATTCCTGTTTTCTACTTCCTGATAAAAATATTCTTTCCCTATTTTCTGGCAGGCTTTTTCCCTACGTTTGGCTGGGGGGGTGCCGTACAGATCTTCCAGGTGGTATGTATGTATTGTATTTTACAGGCGTTACATATACAAACCCACACCGGAAATTATATGCTCATCTTTTTAATTTCGTCGGTAGTGGCGGTATTGCCTTTTACTATTGGCGGATTAGGCGCCCGCGAAGTAGTATTTTTATGGGGCGCGCATATTTTCGGTCTCGATCATACTGTATCGGTAATGGCCAGCCTCTTATTCTATGGCGCTACTGTAGCATCTTCCCTCCCCGGACTACCATTTATCTTTATAGATCCTTTAAAAACCACCACGGCAAAACCTGCACCACAAACCTATGCTACAACAATGGAATAA
- a CDS encoding ArnT family glycosyltransferase, with translation MLQQWNNVLLQLRTNKITWLFIIAALLLFTGIGATPMYILDEARNAQAAREMMERHDLIVPTFNGELRAHKPPLHYYFMQLAYHAFGMNAFAARFFSALFGWLTIWITWYFTRRFVSYGTAIWSVAVLLVSTHFLFEFRMSVPDPYLIFFITAGIFCFYAYARERKLKWLICSAIAAALATLAKGPVALALTGAVLVWWALSQKKYDLLFSWKMILYFAVIVLVALPWYALVHQASNGEFTRLFFFEHNFNRFGEPMEGHGGLFILVPAFVLLGLLPISVFIGEVAKKTKPFHTTPFIRMSMYVTVVFIAFFSISGTKLPNYPMPCYPFVAILLGYFINKVITGQSQVKQYPFWLLLVLNVLLLTAAWIGLGMETATQPFRGWALLFIIPVVTAAASWWFFKKEGLKKAMHAIIAGYSVFNLLFLAIGYPAVYKHNPVTKTLPLLHANEQVYSYKIYNPAFNFYLNKPIRVLDDAAAVTRILKDNPQAIIISRESLLSELETVPFKLLAKERDLFETATTVLITAKR, from the coding sequence ATGCTACAACAATGGAATAATGTTCTTTTGCAGCTACGAACAAACAAAATAACCTGGCTATTTATAATTGCGGCCCTTTTATTATTTACCGGTATAGGCGCTACGCCCATGTATATCCTGGATGAAGCCCGTAATGCCCAGGCCGCCCGGGAAATGATGGAACGTCATGACCTGATAGTTCCCACTTTTAATGGTGAATTGCGCGCCCATAAACCACCACTGCATTATTATTTTATGCAGCTGGCCTATCATGCCTTCGGGATGAATGCTTTTGCCGCCCGCTTTTTTTCGGCCCTGTTTGGTTGGTTAACAATCTGGATCACCTGGTATTTTACCCGGCGCTTTGTAAGTTATGGTACGGCCATCTGGTCGGTAGCCGTGTTGTTGGTGAGCACCCATTTTTTGTTTGAATTCCGCATGTCGGTGCCCGACCCTTACCTTATTTTTTTTATAACGGCGGGGATATTTTGTTTTTATGCCTATGCCCGGGAACGAAAATTAAAATGGCTGATCTGTTCTGCAATAGCCGCCGCCCTGGCCACGCTGGCCAAGGGGCCGGTAGCCCTGGCGCTAACCGGTGCCGTGCTGGTATGGTGGGCGCTGTCGCAAAAGAAATATGACCTGTTGTTCTCGTGGAAAATGATCCTGTATTTTGCAGTTATTGTTCTTGTTGCACTGCCCTGGTATGCACTTGTTCACCAGGCTTCCAACGGTGAATTTACCCGCCTTTTTTTCTTTGAACACAACTTCAATCGCTTTGGCGAACCCATGGAAGGCCACGGCGGTTTGTTTATATTGGTGCCGGCGTTTGTACTGCTGGGTTTATTACCCATTTCAGTTTTCATTGGCGAAGTGGCTAAAAAAACAAAGCCGTTCCATACCACTCCCTTCATTCGGATGAGTATGTATGTAACCGTTGTATTTATTGCTTTCTTCAGCATCTCTGGCACCAAACTACCTAATTACCCAATGCCCTGCTACCCGTTTGTAGCCATCCTGCTGGGCTATTTCATCAATAAAGTAATTACAGGGCAAAGCCAGGTTAAACAGTATCCCTTCTGGCTGTTACTGGTGTTGAACGTGTTGCTGTTAACAGCAGCCTGGATTGGGCTGGGAATGGAAACCGCCACCCAACCGTTTCGTGGCTGGGCCCTGTTGTTTATCATCCCGGTTGTTACAGCCGCTGCCAGTTGGTGGTTCTTTAAAAAAGAAGGATTGAAAAAAGCGATGCATGCGATCATTGCCGGTTATTCGGTTTTTAACCTGCTGTTCCTGGCCATTGGTTACCCGGCGGTTTACAAACACAACCCCGTAACTAAAACCCTGCCCCTGTTACATGCCAATGAACAGGTGTATTCGTATAAAATATACAATCCGGCGTTTAATTTTTATCTGAATAAACCCATCCGGGTGTTGGATGATGCAGCGGCGGTAACCCGCATCCTGAAAGATAATCCGCAGGCCATTATCATCTCCCGCGAAAGTCTTTTATCTGAACTGGAAACCGTGCCTTTTAAACTGCTGGCAAAAGAACGCGACCTGTTTGAAACGGCCACCACGGTGCTAATTACCGCCAAACGCTAA
- a CDS encoding RNA polymerase sigma factor, protein MHITNDLLIRLNNNEPAAHAELFKATFADLTVFVHRMIDNEDESEDIAISAITRLLGKKLTFSAVEQLKAYLYISVRNGALNYLRAAQKDDPFRKQLQDDLPIAEDPGINKKYEMDHMRKLIEAGLGKLEKQCAAVIRLTMQNMAPDEIAKTLNISPNQVYTQKSKGISRLREFIEQNGGKYGIPVVIILLMILCKIYFG, encoded by the coding sequence ATGCATATCACGAACGATCTTCTCATCAGGTTAAATAATAACGAGCCGGCTGCGCATGCTGAATTATTCAAAGCAACTTTCGCAGACCTTACGGTTTTCGTTCACCGCATGATCGATAATGAAGACGAGTCGGAAGATATAGCTATCTCAGCTATTACAAGATTATTGGGCAAAAAGCTCACTTTCAGTGCCGTTGAGCAATTAAAAGCCTATCTCTATATTTCCGTGCGCAACGGCGCCCTTAACTATTTAAGAGCGGCGCAAAAAGACGATCCCTTCCGTAAACAACTACAGGACGACCTGCCCATTGCAGAAGATCCGGGTATTAATAAGAAGTATGAAATGGACCATATGCGCAAACTGATAGAGGCCGGATTGGGCAAGCTGGAAAAACAATGTGCGGCCGTTATCAGGCTAACGATGCAGAATATGGCTCCTGACGAAATAGCTAAAACTCTGAATATTAGTCCCAACCAGGTATATACGCAAAAGTCGAAAGGCATTTCGCGGTTGCGGGAGTTCATAGAACAGAACGGGGGCAAGTACGGTATCCCCGTCGTAATTATCCTGTTAATGATCCTTTGTAAAATCTATTTTGGGTAA
- a CDS encoding FecR family protein, with product MKALSENTTQLAFGKNDDVPLTSEEQKICEEWTSGKAEEMMKVDATDERLLEYVGLYDKLERKQAEVWESIEAAHSLTQSTQTEIPVMQQPTARIGKRTWMHAAAVLTGSIVGVYALYQFINTDKNSVVPAQGIPVAKRSIEPGRTRAVLTLADNSQVDLETLPAGMVAHQGQMEISKTANNQILYKTSDNKAGAKDLTNTLTTPNGGEYKVTLADGSTVLLNAGSSLKYSTAFNGTDRVVELTGEGYFEVAPDKTKPFHVMANGTEVKVLGTKFNVKSYNTDKQVTATLVSGAVAIQHGSLASNIKPNQQAIVAGDNITIGNKSSNEMSQVLAWKNGLINLEGESVQSILEQIKRWYNVDTKIEAGTPETTNILTGTVERSQPLPKVLELLNTNLSVRFTLEGYTVVAKNKK from the coding sequence ATGAAAGCACTATCTGAAAACACCACCCAACTAGCATTTGGGAAAAACGATGATGTGCCGTTGACCAGCGAAGAACAAAAAATTTGTGAGGAGTGGACGTCGGGCAAAGCCGAAGAAATGATGAAGGTGGATGCAACCGATGAACGCCTTTTAGAATACGTTGGACTTTATGATAAACTGGAACGAAAGCAAGCGGAAGTTTGGGAAAGTATCGAGGCGGCTCATTCCCTCACCCAATCAACGCAAACAGAAATTCCAGTTATGCAGCAACCAACAGCCAGGATCGGCAAACGTACCTGGATGCACGCTGCAGCCGTTTTAACCGGCAGTATTGTTGGCGTATACGCCCTTTACCAATTTATCAATACCGACAAGAACAGCGTTGTACCTGCACAGGGCATACCTGTTGCCAAAAGATCCATTGAGCCCGGCAGAACGCGCGCTGTTTTAACCCTGGCAGATAACAGCCAGGTTGACCTGGAGACCCTGCCAGCCGGCATGGTCGCTCACCAGGGGCAAATGGAGATCAGCAAAACAGCAAACAACCAGATCCTATATAAAACCTCAGATAATAAAGCAGGCGCTAAAGATCTGACCAATACCTTAACCACACCCAATGGCGGCGAATACAAGGTGACGCTGGCCGACGGTTCAACCGTGTTGTTAAATGCCGGTTCGTCACTGAAGTATTCAACCGCATTCAATGGTACCGACCGGGTGGTTGAGTTAACAGGCGAAGGTTATTTTGAAGTGGCGCCCGATAAAACCAAGCCCTTTCACGTAATGGCCAATGGTACAGAAGTGAAAGTACTGGGCACCAAATTCAATGTAAAGTCGTATAACACCGATAAACAGGTAACCGCTACTCTGGTATCAGGAGCTGTGGCCATCCAGCATGGCAGCCTGGCGTCGAATATAAAACCGAACCAACAGGCGATCGTTGCAGGAGATAATATCACAATCGGTAACAAGAGCTCGAATGAGATGTCGCAGGTACTGGCCTGGAAAAACGGGTTAATCAACCTGGAAGGCGAATCGGTGCAATCCATCCTGGAACAAATAAAGCGCTGGTACAATGTTGACACGAAAATTGAAGCTGGTACCCCTGAAACCACAAATATTTTAACCGGTACTGTTGAAAGATCGCAACCACTGCCAAAAGTGCTGGAACTGTTAAATACGAATTTGAGTGTGCGGTTCACTTTAGAAGGCTATACTGTGGTAGCTAAAAACAAAAAATAA